In a genomic window of Streptomyces sp. BHT-5-2:
- a CDS encoding family 2B encapsulin nanocompartment shell protein translates to MNDRMTLAPDAARQLATTTKTTPQMRGITPRYLLRALPWVDVESGVFRVNRRRTYVLGDDRISTYQDGETHRVIPGDLRELPYLREADDALLAELAGAFQMMPFDAGQVLAESGEVTDRLLVVVQGRAEKRARGRYGEDALLEVIGDGQFFDLDAWTRSAPMPYRVTALTPGTALSLDRATLARLGDRDPALRAATDAYLAADGVLPGSEVPVDLSTGHTGEPELPATFVDYEDAPREYHMNLAQTVLRVHTRVSDLYSGTMDQVRTQANLTAHALRERQEDALLNHPEHGLFSNVAPGQRVQARYGAPTPDDLDELLSRVWKQPGYFLAHPRTIAAFGRECTRRGVPPVIDTSFGSPLLTWRGVPLLPSDKVRFAGGADTGTTEILLMRVGEAEQGVVGLRPANVADEIEPGLSMRNMGVDKKGITSYLMTAYFNAAVLVEDALAVLQNVEVSHYHDYA, encoded by the coding sequence GTGAACGACCGGATGACGCTCGCCCCGGATGCGGCACGGCAACTCGCGACCACGACCAAGACCACCCCCCAGATGCGCGGCATCACCCCGCGCTACCTGCTGCGCGCCCTGCCGTGGGTGGACGTCGAATCCGGCGTCTTCCGCGTCAACCGCCGCCGCACCTACGTCCTCGGCGACGACCGCATCAGCACCTACCAGGACGGCGAGACCCACCGCGTCATCCCCGGTGACCTGCGCGAACTGCCGTATCTGCGCGAGGCAGACGACGCCCTGCTGGCCGAACTCGCCGGTGCATTCCAGATGATGCCCTTCGACGCCGGTCAAGTCCTCGCCGAGAGCGGCGAGGTGACGGACCGTCTGCTCGTCGTGGTGCAGGGCCGCGCCGAGAAGCGGGCGCGCGGCCGCTACGGCGAGGACGCGCTGCTCGAAGTGATCGGCGACGGCCAGTTCTTCGACCTCGACGCCTGGACCCGCTCGGCCCCGATGCCCTACCGGGTCACCGCGCTCACCCCCGGCACCGCGCTCAGCCTCGACCGCGCCACCCTGGCCCGCCTGGGCGACCGCGACCCGGCGCTGCGGGCCGCGACCGACGCCTACCTCGCCGCGGACGGCGTACTGCCGGGCAGCGAGGTGCCCGTCGACCTCAGCACCGGGCACACCGGCGAACCCGAACTGCCGGCGACCTTCGTCGACTACGAGGACGCGCCCCGCGAGTACCACATGAACCTCGCCCAGACCGTGCTGCGCGTCCACACCCGGGTCTCCGACCTCTACAGCGGCACCATGGACCAGGTCCGCACCCAGGCCAACCTCACCGCGCACGCGCTCCGCGAGCGACAGGAGGACGCCCTCCTCAACCACCCCGAGCACGGCCTCTTCAGCAACGTCGCCCCCGGCCAGCGCGTCCAGGCCCGCTACGGCGCCCCCACCCCCGACGACCTCGACGAGCTGCTCAGCCGGGTCTGGAAGCAGCCCGGCTACTTCCTCGCCCACCCCCGGACCATCGCCGCGTTCGGCCGGGAATGTACCCGTCGGGGTGTGCCCCCGGTGATCGACACCAGCTTCGGCAGCCCGCTGCTGACCTGGCGCGGGGTGCCGCTGCTCCCGTCCGACAAGGTGCGGTTCGCCGGCGGGGCGGACACCGGCACCACCGAGATCCTGCTGATGCGGGTCGGTGAGGCCGAGCAGGGCGTGGTCGGCCTGCGCCCGGCGAACGTCGCCGACGAGATCGAACCGGGCCTGTCCATGCGGAACATGGGCGTCGACAAGAAGGGCATCACCTCGTACCTGATGACCGCATACTTCAACGCCGCGGTCCTCGTCGAGGACGCCCTCGCCGTCCTCCAGAACGTCGAGGTGTCCCACTACCATGACTACGCCTGA
- a CDS encoding cysteine desulfurase, whose amino-acid sequence MTTPDLLGLPSAGTGAAGVPTTGAAVPGLGAAAVPAAPAAASGAGTGAPAPAPESAGTPWNGPEPTGRHLSQQPSFSPEFARRDVPILHRTVNGKPLVWLDNGATTQKPRQVIEAVSGFYGAGNSNIHRGAHTMAREATEAYEAGRTAVARFLGAASPDEIVFTRGTTEAINLVAQSWGRANLGPGDDILVPVLEHHSNIVPWQMVAKETRARVVPVPLRPDGQIDLDAYADRLSMRTRLVALGQASNVLGTVPPVKEMTALAHRYRAKVLVDGAQAVAHFPVDVQDLDADFYVFSGHKLFAPTGIGALYAKPEVLAEMAPWQGGGNMIDSVSFDRTTYAPVPHRLEAGTGHIAGVVGLLAAINWLTGFDRSAVAAYETELLGHARQALAAVPGLDLIGSAPDRIAVLTFTLAGQDPARIAQWLDQDGIAVRAGHHCAQPALAHYGLESAARASLALYNTPEEVDELAASLRRLQQSG is encoded by the coding sequence ATGACTACGCCTGACCTGCTGGGGCTCCCGTCGGCCGGGACCGGCGCGGCGGGCGTCCCCACGACCGGAGCGGCGGTGCCCGGCCTCGGCGCCGCCGCGGTCCCGGCGGCGCCCGCGGCCGCGTCCGGCGCCGGCACCGGTGCCCCCGCGCCGGCCCCCGAGTCCGCCGGCACCCCCTGGAACGGCCCCGAACCGACGGGCCGTCACCTCTCCCAACAGCCCTCCTTCTCACCCGAGTTCGCGCGTCGCGACGTGCCGATCCTGCACCGGACCGTCAACGGCAAGCCGCTGGTCTGGCTCGACAACGGGGCCACCACCCAGAAGCCCCGCCAGGTCATCGAGGCGGTCTCCGGCTTCTACGGCGCGGGCAACTCCAACATCCACCGCGGCGCGCACACGATGGCCCGCGAGGCCACCGAGGCGTACGAGGCGGGCCGCACCGCCGTCGCCCGCTTCCTGGGCGCGGCGTCCCCGGACGAGATCGTCTTCACCCGCGGCACGACCGAGGCGATCAACCTCGTCGCCCAGAGCTGGGGGCGGGCCAACCTCGGCCCCGGCGACGACATCCTGGTGCCGGTGCTGGAGCACCACTCCAACATCGTCCCCTGGCAGATGGTGGCCAAGGAGACCCGGGCCCGGGTGGTGCCGGTTCCGCTGCGGCCGGACGGGCAGATCGACCTCGACGCCTACGCCGACCGGCTCTCCATGCGGACCCGGCTGGTCGCGCTCGGCCAGGCGTCGAACGTCCTCGGCACCGTCCCGCCGGTCAAGGAGATGACCGCGCTCGCCCACCGCTACCGGGCCAAGGTCCTGGTGGACGGCGCCCAGGCGGTGGCCCACTTCCCGGTCGACGTGCAGGACCTCGACGCCGACTTCTACGTCTTCTCCGGCCACAAGCTGTTCGCCCCCACGGGCATCGGCGCCCTGTACGCCAAGCCGGAGGTCCTGGCGGAGATGGCACCGTGGCAGGGCGGCGGCAACATGATCGACTCGGTCTCCTTCGACCGCACCACGTACGCGCCCGTGCCGCACCGCCTGGAGGCCGGCACCGGGCACATCGCCGGCGTGGTCGGCCTGCTCGCCGCGATCAACTGGCTGACCGGCTTCGACCGGTCCGCCGTCGCCGCGTACGAGACGGAGCTGCTGGGCCACGCCCGACAGGCACTGGCCGCGGTTCCCGGCCTGGACCTGATCGGCTCCGCCCCCGACCGGATCGCGGTGCTCACCTTCACCCTGGCCGGCCAGGACCCGGCCCGGATCGCGCAGTGGCTCGACCAGGACGGGATCGCGGTCCGGGCCGGCCACCACTGCGCCCAGCCGGCTCTCGCCCACTACGGACTGGAGAGCGCGGCCCGCGCCTCGCTCGCCCTCTACAACACCCCGGAGGAGGTGGACGAACTGGCCGCGTCGCTCCGGCGGCTCCAGCAGTCCGGCTGA
- a CDS encoding sodium:calcium antiporter, with protein MLHFVLLIACAVAIYLSCEWFVNAVEWLGERLNVGRMAVGTILAAFGTALPESVVTLVAVTTGATPEAKDIGVGAAMGGPLALATVAYGVTGVMLLLQRRRRRAEVAAGGSAGAGGGTATAERPGEALGTERDMRRLAKDQTWFLPVFVVKVVLGLVAFAFKPVLGVAFFAVYALYFWREIRGDHEDDEEGAELEPLKFQPKAESPATWAVVAQTLVTLVVIFFASQLFVHQLDAIGPMLGLSASVTALLLSPVATELPEIMNAVIWVRQGKTKLALANISGAMMIQATVPSGLGLLFTSWHFDTALLWSGLITMVAIGYLLLTMRAHRLTPRRLALAAGFYVVFGLGLIPILS; from the coding sequence GTGTTGCATTTCGTCCTGCTCATCGCGTGCGCGGTGGCGATCTACCTCTCCTGCGAGTGGTTCGTCAACGCCGTGGAATGGCTCGGTGAGCGGCTCAACGTGGGCCGGATGGCGGTGGGCACCATCCTGGCCGCCTTCGGCACCGCCCTGCCGGAGTCCGTGGTGACGCTGGTCGCGGTGACCACCGGCGCCACCCCGGAGGCCAAGGACATCGGCGTCGGCGCCGCGATGGGCGGCCCGCTGGCGCTGGCCACCGTGGCGTACGGCGTGACCGGCGTGATGCTGCTGCTCCAGCGGCGCAGGCGGCGCGCCGAGGTCGCGGCCGGCGGCTCCGCCGGCGCGGGCGGCGGGACGGCCACCGCGGAGCGGCCGGGGGAGGCCCTCGGCACGGAGCGGGACATGCGGCGGCTGGCCAAGGACCAGACGTGGTTCCTGCCGGTCTTCGTCGTCAAGGTCGTGCTCGGCCTGGTTGCCTTCGCCTTCAAGCCGGTGCTCGGCGTGGCGTTCTTCGCGGTGTACGCGCTGTACTTCTGGCGCGAGATCCGCGGCGACCACGAGGACGACGAGGAGGGTGCCGAGCTGGAGCCGCTGAAGTTCCAGCCGAAGGCCGAGTCCCCGGCGACCTGGGCGGTCGTCGCCCAGACCCTGGTCACCCTGGTGGTGATCTTCTTCGCCTCGCAGCTCTTCGTCCACCAGCTGGATGCCATCGGCCCGATGCTCGGACTCTCCGCCTCGGTCACCGCGCTGCTGCTGTCCCCGGTCGCCACCGAGCTGCCGGAGATCATGAACGCGGTGATCTGGGTGCGGCAGGGCAAGACCAAGCTGGCGCTGGCCAACATCTCCGGTGCCATGATGATCCAGGCGACCGTCCCCAGCGGCCTCGGACTGCTCTTCACCAGCTGGCACTTCGACACCGCGCTGCTGTGGTCCGGCCTGATCACCATGGTCGCGATCGGCTACCTCCTGCTGACCATGCGCGCCCACCGGCTCACCCCGCGGCGGCTGGCCCTGGCGGCCGGCTTCTACGTGGTCTTCGGACTCGGGCTGATCCCCATCCTGAGCTGA
- a CDS encoding cation diffusion facilitator family transporter, with amino-acid sequence MNAHESVPESHGHAHHHPHPARGGRSRAARLRHRLAHAVTPHSHEAADKVDAALESSREGLRALWLSLAVLGLTTVVQAAVFVLSGSVALLGDTLHNAADALTAVPLGIAFVLGRRAANRRYTYGYGRAEDLAGVVIVLTIAASAVPALYTAVDRLLHPRDVAHLWAVAAAALAGFVGNEWVARHRIRTGRRIGSAALVADGLHARTDGFTSLAVLLGAGGSALGWRAADPVVGLLITAAILLVLKGAAREVFRRLMDSVDPALVAAAEAALRAVPGVRGVGQLRMRWIGHTLRAEADIVLDPRLTVARGHRIAVAAEHALIHGVPRLTAATVHLDHTPEDGAADPHAALDHHAAPARGRPAPAQLRMGISPSPKTT; translated from the coding sequence GTGAACGCGCACGAGTCGGTCCCCGAATCCCACGGCCACGCGCACCACCACCCGCACCCGGCCCGCGGCGGTCGCTCCCGGGCGGCCCGGCTGCGGCACCGCCTCGCGCACGCCGTCACCCCGCACAGCCACGAGGCCGCGGACAAGGTCGACGCCGCGCTGGAGAGCTCCCGCGAGGGCCTGCGCGCGCTCTGGCTCTCGCTCGCGGTCCTCGGCCTGACGACCGTGGTCCAGGCGGCGGTCTTCGTGCTCTCCGGCTCGGTGGCGCTGCTCGGCGACACCCTGCACAACGCCGCCGACGCGCTGACCGCCGTCCCCCTCGGCATCGCCTTCGTCCTCGGCCGTCGGGCGGCCAACCGCCGCTACACCTACGGCTACGGCCGGGCCGAGGACCTGGCCGGGGTGGTCATCGTGCTCACCATCGCCGCGTCCGCGGTGCCCGCCCTGTACACCGCCGTCGACCGGCTGCTGCACCCGCGCGACGTAGCGCACCTGTGGGCGGTCGCGGCCGCCGCGCTGGCCGGTTTCGTGGGCAACGAGTGGGTGGCCCGCCACCGCATCCGCACCGGCCGCCGGATCGGCTCGGCCGCCCTGGTCGCCGACGGGCTGCATGCCCGCACCGACGGCTTCACGTCCCTGGCGGTGCTGCTGGGTGCGGGCGGTTCCGCACTGGGCTGGCGGGCCGCCGACCCGGTCGTCGGCCTGCTGATCACCGCCGCGATCCTGCTGGTCCTCAAGGGCGCCGCCCGCGAGGTGTTCCGGCGGCTGATGGACTCGGTGGACCCGGCGCTGGTGGCGGCCGCCGAGGCGGCGCTGAGGGCGGTGCCCGGGGTGCGCGGGGTGGGGCAGTTGCGGATGCGCTGGATCGGTCACACCCTGCGGGCCGAGGCGGACATCGTCCTCGACCCGCGGCTGACCGTGGCCCGCGGCCACCGGATCGCGGTGGCCGCCGAGCACGCGCTGATCCACGGCGTGCCGCGGCTGACCGCGGCCACCGTCCACCTCGACCACACCCCGGAGGACGGCGCCGCGGATCCGCACGCGGCGCTGGACCACCACGCCGCGCCGGCCCGGGGTCGGCCCGCGCCGGCTCAGCTCAGGATGGGGATCAGCCCGAGTCCGAAGACCACGTAG
- a CDS encoding metalloregulator ArsR/SmtB family transcription factor — protein sequence MSARMHLSAAHGAQEPDDGTRIAAAVEILGLLADRTRLTLLRRLGTGEADVTTLTEACGASRTSVSQHLARLRLAGLVTTRKDGRRAVYALRHGHLRRLVDEALNAADHKVRQLPPHD from the coding sequence ATGAGCGCACGCATGCACCTATCAGCTGCGCACGGTGCGCAGGAGCCCGACGACGGCACGCGGATCGCGGCCGCGGTGGAGATCCTCGGCCTGCTCGCCGACCGCACCCGGCTCACCCTGCTGCGGCGCCTCGGCACGGGCGAGGCCGACGTCACCACCCTGACCGAAGCCTGCGGCGCCTCCCGCACCTCCGTCAGCCAGCACCTCGCCCGTCTCCGGCTGGCCGGGCTGGTCACCACCCGCAAGGACGGCCGCCGCGCCGTGTACGCCCTGCGCCACGGCCATCTGCGGCGCCTGGTCGACGAGGCCCTCAACGCCGCCGACCACAAGGTCCGCCAACTGCCGCCGCACGACTGA
- a CDS encoding MerR family transcriptional regulator: MTSEPPDSPQEEPTIIWEGAGPVGPDGLTVGRTAALVGVSVKTLHHWDTIGLVRPSGRTWAGYRVYSADDVARIHRVLVYKELGFPLAQIGRLLDDPDTDARAHLRRQRSQLVDRIARLEKMVGAVDRMLEASRTGLRLTPEQQVEIFGADWQPAWVEEAEDRWGDTAQWAQYAERAAAMSPEDWKEVAAATDALNADLATARQAGVAPGSDEANALAERHRALLSRYFDCSHAMQVCIGRMFVDDPRYAAYYDTVAPDLTVWLRDVIFANAAAHGVDPETATWE; this comes from the coding sequence ATGACGAGTGAACCCCCCGACTCCCCCCAGGAGGAACCGACCATCATCTGGGAGGGCGCCGGGCCGGTCGGTCCCGACGGCCTCACCGTCGGCCGCACGGCCGCGCTGGTCGGGGTGAGCGTGAAGACGCTGCACCACTGGGACACGATCGGTCTGGTGCGGCCGAGCGGGCGCACCTGGGCCGGGTATCGCGTGTACTCGGCGGACGACGTCGCCCGGATCCACCGGGTCCTCGTCTACAAGGAGCTCGGCTTCCCGCTCGCACAGATCGGCCGGCTGCTCGACGACCCGGACACCGACGCCCGCGCGCATCTGCGCCGGCAGCGGTCACAGCTCGTGGACCGGATCGCCCGTCTGGAGAAGATGGTCGGCGCGGTCGACCGGATGCTGGAGGCGTCCAGGACGGGCCTGCGGCTGACCCCGGAGCAGCAGGTCGAGATCTTCGGCGCGGACTGGCAGCCGGCCTGGGTCGAGGAGGCCGAGGACCGCTGGGGCGACACCGCGCAGTGGGCCCAGTACGCCGAACGGGCGGCCGCCATGTCGCCGGAGGACTGGAAGGAGGTCGCGGCGGCGACCGACGCGCTCAACGCCGACCTCGCCACCGCCCGGCAGGCCGGTGTCGCGCCCGGCTCGGACGAGGCGAACGCCCTGGCCGAACGCCATCGTGCGCTGCTCTCGCGGTACTTCGACTGCTCCCATGCGATGCAGGTCTGCATCGGGCGGATGTTCGTCGACGACCCCCGGTACGCCGCGTACTACGACACCGTCGCGCCGGACCTCACCGTCTGGCTGCGCGATGTGATCTTCGCGAACGCGGCGGCCCACGGCGTGGATCCGGAGACCGCGACCTGGGAGTGA